In Acidobacteriota bacterium, a single window of DNA contains:
- a CDS encoding ATP-dependent Clp protease adaptor ClpS, which yields MSRFDFDSDPDAGLAAEEKAERRRPRRFKVVLHNDDYTTMDFVVEVLVRHFHKSPAEATHVMLQVHHKGIGVAGIYPKDVAETKVAEVTAEAEARGMPLLMTVEEA from the coding sequence ATGAGCCGCTTCGATTTCGATTCGGATCCGGATGCCGGACTGGCCGCCGAAGAGAAAGCCGAGCGCCGCCGCCCGCGGCGCTTCAAGGTGGTGCTCCACAACGATGACTACACCACCATGGACTTCGTCGTCGAAGTTCTGGTGCGGCATTTTCACAAGAGCCCGGCAGAGGCCACACACGTCATGTTGCAAGTGCATCACAAGGGCATCGGTGTCGCCGGCATCTACCCCAAGGACGTGGCGGAAACCAAGGTCGCCGAGGTCACCGCCGAGGCCGAAGCACGCGGCATGCCTCTGCTGATGACCGTTGAGGAGGCCTAG
- a CDS encoding FAD:protein FMN transferase encodes MEPPVTDHRPVSACCGNGFRVSGVRLATVVAAAALLLVSCGGEAATVVSHRLHGPTMGTHFNVTLVAAEGALPATRLAELEALVVAELESVNGKMSTYLVDSEISRFNRAESTEPFPVSSATAEVVAESLAIAELSNGAFDITLGPLINAYGFGPDEPATPPSEGELAALLEAIGYRHLEVDLGQQTVRKALPGLECDPSGIAKGFAVDRVAEALAQAGVESFLVEVGGEVRARGRNAAGQVWRLGIERPEAVRGTVQRIVPLADRALATSGDYRNYREIDGVRFSHLLDPRTGRPIRHRLASVSVVHESCARADGLATALMVLGEDEALRMAESHDLAILLLVRNDDGGFREVRSAAFDRLIDSRSTGA; translated from the coding sequence ATGGAACCACCAGTGACCGATCACCGACCCGTTTCCGCTTGCTGTGGGAACGGGTTTCGTGTCTCTGGGGTCAGGCTCGCCACGGTCGTCGCCGCGGCGGCGCTGCTGCTGGTTTCCTGCGGCGGCGAGGCAGCGACCGTGGTCAGCCATCGCCTGCATGGGCCGACCATGGGAACCCACTTCAATGTCACCCTGGTGGCGGCGGAGGGGGCCTTGCCGGCGACTCGCCTGGCGGAGCTCGAGGCGTTGGTGGTGGCGGAGCTCGAGTCCGTGAACGGCAAAATGTCGACCTATCTCGTCGATTCCGAGATTTCGCGTTTCAATCGTGCCGAGTCGACGGAGCCGTTTCCGGTGTCGTCGGCGACGGCCGAGGTGGTGGCCGAGAGCCTGGCCATCGCCGAGCTCTCCAACGGCGCCTTCGACATCACCCTCGGTCCGCTGATCAACGCCTACGGGTTCGGTCCGGACGAGCCGGCCACGCCGCCTTCCGAGGGCGAGCTCGCTGCCCTCCTCGAGGCCATCGGCTATCGTCATCTCGAAGTCGATCTGGGGCAGCAGACGGTGCGCAAGGCGCTGCCCGGCCTCGAGTGCGATCCCTCAGGAATCGCGAAGGGCTTTGCCGTCGATCGCGTCGCCGAGGCCTTGGCGCAAGCCGGCGTGGAGAGCTTCCTGGTCGAGGTCGGTGGCGAAGTGCGAGCCCGTGGTCGCAATGCCGCCGGCCAGGTCTGGCGTCTTGGCATCGAGCGCCCGGAAGCGGTTCGCGGGACGGTTCAGCGCATTGTTCCCCTGGCCGATCGCGCCCTCGCCACCAGCGGCGACTATCGCAATTACCGCGAGATCGACGGGGTGCGCTTCAGCCACCTGCTCGATCCGCGCACCGGGCGGCCGATTCGACATCGCCTGGCTTCGGTTTCGGTGGTCCACGAGAGTTGCGCCCGCGCCGATGGCCTGGCCACCGCCCTGATGGTCCTGGGCGAGGACGAAGCTTTGCGGATGGCGGAATCCCACGACCTTGCGATCTTGTTACTGGTACGAAACGATGATGGCGGCTTTCGTGAAGTCCGCTCAGCGGCCTTCGACCGTCTCATCGACAGCCGGTCGACCGGCGCCTGA
- a CDS encoding Na(+)-translocating NADH-quinone reductase subunit C, which translates to MQRDSVIYTVIFSAILCVVCAILVSTAAVQLKDLQTANEALDEQRNVLQAAGLIAPGDKPTSEEVADFFAATDVVLVDMQEGKEVEVDGIDPATYNPLKAQNDPAMSYRAPQNKASVRRVAQYARVYKFKDDQGTIEKLVLPIEGYGLWGTLYGFLAIEADTETVAGITYYRHKETPGLGGEVDNPSWKALWPGRKLFDEQGVVALEVIKGAAGSVDSDPYSVDGLSGATITGRGVTNMLEFWMGPDGFGPYLENFRQQRSAA; encoded by the coding sequence ATGCAGCGGGATAGCGTGATCTACACGGTCATCTTTTCGGCGATTCTGTGCGTCGTGTGCGCCATTCTGGTGTCGACGGCGGCGGTCCAGCTGAAGGACTTGCAGACCGCCAACGAGGCCCTCGACGAGCAGCGCAACGTGCTCCAGGCGGCCGGCCTGATCGCCCCCGGGGACAAGCCAACGAGTGAGGAAGTGGCGGACTTCTTCGCCGCGACCGATGTCGTGCTGGTCGATATGCAAGAGGGTAAGGAGGTCGAGGTCGACGGCATCGACCCGGCGACCTACAACCCGTTGAAGGCGCAGAACGATCCGGCGATGAGCTACCGGGCGCCGCAGAACAAGGCCAGCGTGCGACGAGTGGCGCAGTATGCCCGGGTCTACAAGTTCAAGGATGATCAGGGCACCATCGAGAAGCTGGTGCTGCCGATCGAAGGCTACGGCCTGTGGGGAACCCTCTACGGCTTCCTCGCCATCGAGGCCGACACCGAGACCGTCGCCGGCATCACCTACTACCGCCACAAGGAGACCCCCGGTCTCGGCGGTGAGGTCGACAACCCTTCGTGGAAAGCCCTCTGGCCCGGCCGCAAGCTGTTCGATGAGCAGGGAGTCGTCGCCCTCGAGGTGATCAAGGGAGCCGCCGGCTCGGTGGATTCCGATCCCTACAGCGTCGACGGTCTCTCCGGCGCCACCATCACCGGTCGTGGAGTCACCAATATGCTGGAATTCTGGATGGGGCCGGACGGTTTTGGTCCATATCTCGAGAACTTCCGGCAACAAAGGAGTGCTGCCTGA
- a CDS encoding Na(+)-translocating NADH-quinone reductase subunit E, producing MLPILLLTLVVFGLAMLVMAVGAIFQGRCLRGSCGGPEVLTGDGVPISCETCPLKKKRERELAAAK from the coding sequence ATGCTGCCGATTCTCCTTCTCACGCTGGTTGTATTCGGACTCGCCATGTTGGTGATGGCGGTGGGAGCGATCTTCCAGGGGCGGTGCCTGCGAGGCTCCTGCGGTGGTCCCGAGGTGCTCACCGGCGACGGCGTGCCGATCTCCTGCGAGACCTGTCCCCTGAAGAAGAAGCGCGAGCGAGAGCTCGCCGCCGCCAAGTAG
- the nqrE gene encoding NADH:ubiquinone reductase (Na(+)-transporting) subunit E: MLQEYLNLAIKAMFVENLALAFFLGMCTFLACSKKVETALGLGAAVIFVMSVTIPMNNLIFNNLLREGALAWVSPALAATDLSFLGLLSYIGCIAAMVQIVEMTLDRFVPALYNSLGVFLPLIAVNCAILGGSLLMVERDYTLGQSAVFGLGSGIGWALAVVALAAIRERMRYSNVPQGLRGLGITFLLTGLMALGFLAFSGIQL, translated from the coding sequence ATGTTGCAGGAGTACCTCAACCTTGCCATCAAGGCGATGTTCGTCGAGAACCTCGCCCTCGCCTTCTTCCTCGGCATGTGCACCTTTCTGGCCTGCTCCAAGAAGGTCGAGACGGCCCTTGGTCTCGGGGCGGCGGTGATCTTCGTGATGTCCGTCACCATCCCGATGAACAACTTGATCTTCAACAACCTGCTGCGCGAAGGCGCTCTGGCTTGGGTGAGCCCGGCGCTGGCGGCCACCGACCTCTCGTTCCTCGGTCTGCTGAGCTACATCGGCTGCATTGCGGCGATGGTGCAGATCGTCGAGATGACCCTCGACCGATTCGTGCCGGCGCTCTACAACTCGCTGGGTGTGTTCCTGCCGCTGATCGCCGTCAACTGCGCCATCCTCGGCGGCTCGTTGCTGATGGTGGAGCGCGACTACACCCTCGGTCAGAGCGCCGTCTTCGGCCTCGGCTCGGGGATCGGCTGGGCCCTCGCCGTCGTCGCCCTGGCGGCGATTCGCGAGCGCATGCGCTACAGCAACGTGCCGCAAGGGCTGCGCGGCCTGGGCATCACCTTCCTGCTCACCGGCCTGATGGCCCTCGGCTTCCTCGCCTTCTCGGGAATCCAGCTGTGA
- a CDS encoding M23 family metallopeptidase — MPRRLLLAVLALLLALPAWAASRVEVEQGGVARWDADGIEACGMDGRTYRPVAGTCYYPVDFGRRPSQIEIAIYQRGGKSQSAWLVVLEREFETQEIDFPDDRYVDLSPEDLARHHQEQAAVKPLFRRGWSTEPRFTLPLGPPAGSLPEGGGFGARRVFNGEPKNPHTGTDYAIPTGTPVLAVEAGEVVLVGEHFFSGLAVYVDHGHGLVSMSFHLSEAAVEAGSEVAKGDTVAKVGSTGRSTGPHLHLGLRWRGARIDPDWLRDRFADLPAVE; from the coding sequence GTGCCGCGACGACTTCTTCTGGCGGTGCTGGCCTTGCTCCTGGCACTGCCGGCCTGGGCCGCCAGTCGCGTCGAGGTCGAGCAGGGCGGTGTCGCGCGCTGGGATGCGGACGGCATCGAGGCCTGCGGCATGGATGGCCGGACCTATCGTCCGGTTGCCGGAACCTGCTACTACCCGGTCGACTTCGGGCGTCGTCCGAGCCAGATCGAGATCGCCATCTATCAGCGCGGTGGCAAGTCCCAGAGCGCTTGGCTGGTGGTCCTCGAGCGTGAGTTCGAGACTCAGGAGATCGACTTTCCGGACGATCGTTATGTCGACCTGAGCCCCGAGGATCTGGCGCGCCATCACCAGGAGCAGGCGGCGGTGAAGCCGCTGTTTCGCCGTGGCTGGTCGACCGAGCCGCGCTTCACGCTGCCGCTCGGTCCTCCCGCCGGCAGCCTACCCGAGGGTGGTGGCTTCGGTGCCCGCCGAGTGTTCAACGGGGAGCCGAAGAACCCTCACACCGGGACCGACTACGCCATCCCCACCGGGACCCCGGTGCTTGCTGTCGAGGCCGGTGAGGTCGTGCTGGTCGGAGAGCACTTTTTTTCCGGCCTCGCGGTCTATGTGGATCACGGTCACGGATTGGTGAGCATGTCCTTCCATCTCTCGGAGGCGGCGGTCGAAGCGGGTTCCGAGGTGGCGAAGGGAGACACCGTCGCCAAGGTCGGCTCGACCGGGCGCTCGACGGGACCCCATCTTCATCTGGGTCTGCGCTGGCGTGGAGCGCGCATCGATCCCGACTGGTTGCGGGATCGCTTTGCCGACCTGCCGGCGGTCGAGTAG
- a CDS encoding GlsB/YeaQ/YmgE family stress response membrane protein produces MDILWFLLVGAVAGWLAGLVMKGRGLGLVGNLIVGIIGAVVGGYLFGALGISLGGGLLGAILTAAIGAVVVLLIVGMIKRA; encoded by the coding sequence ATGGACATTCTGTGGTTCTTGTTGGTGGGAGCGGTTGCTGGTTGGTTGGCCGGTCTGGTGATGAAGGGCCGGGGCCTTGGATTGGTCGGAAACCTGATCGTCGGCATCATCGGCGCGGTGGTTGGCGGCTACCTCTTCGGTGCGCTGGGCATCAGCCTCGGCGGTGGGTTGTTGGGCGCGATCCTGACGGCCGCCATCGGTGCTGTCGTCGTCCTCTTGATCGTCGGCATGATCAAAAGGGCTTGA
- a CDS encoding NADH:ubiquinone reductase (Na(+)-transporting) subunit D, translating into MAEKSSKVLLDPLFNNNPIALQVLGICSALAVTTKLETSVVMSGAVIAVLMGSNLSISLLRNNIPSSIRIIVQLTVIASFVILADQILKAYLFDTSKQLAVFVGLIITNCIIMGRAEGFAMQNGPVASLLDGLGNGLGYSLILLLVAFFRELFGSGKLYGIEILPLTRDGGWYNPNGLMLLSPGAFFLIGIFIWLLRTWKPDQVEED; encoded by the coding sequence ATGGCCGAGAAGAGCTCCAAGGTCCTTTTGGACCCGTTGTTCAACAACAATCCGATCGCGCTTCAGGTGCTGGGTATCTGTTCGGCCCTGGCGGTGACCACCAAGCTCGAGACCTCGGTCGTGATGTCCGGTGCGGTGATCGCCGTGCTGATGGGCTCGAACCTCTCCATCAGCCTGCTGCGCAACAACATTCCGTCGAGCATTCGCATCATCGTGCAGCTCACGGTGATCGCCTCCTTCGTGATCCTGGCGGACCAGATCCTGAAGGCCTACCTGTTCGACACCAGCAAACAGCTCGCGGTCTTCGTCGGGTTGATCATCACCAACTGCATCATCATGGGGCGGGCCGAGGGCTTCGCCATGCAGAACGGTCCGGTGGCGAGCCTTCTCGACGGCCTGGGCAACGGTCTCGGCTACTCCCTGATCCTGCTGCTGGTGGCCTTCTTCCGTGAGCTCTTCGGCTCCGGCAAGCTCTACGGCATCGAGATCCTGCCGCTGACGCGGGATGGCGGCTGGTACAACCCCAACGGCTTGATGCTGCTGTCGCCGGGCGCCTTTTTCTTGATCGGGATCTTCATCTGGCTGCTGCGGACTTGGAAGCCGGACCAGGTCGAGGAGGATTAA
- the nqrF gene encoding NADH:ubiquinone reductase (Na(+)-transporting) subunit F, translating to MSTIALGVFMFTFVILALVSIVLLAKSRLVPSGDVTIYVNDNPDLAMQVKSGGTLLNALADREIFVPSACGGKGSCGVCTVTVTDGGGSLLPTETGHISRGEAREGCRLSCQVKIKGDMKIEIPAEVLEVRQWKCKVRSNDNVATFIKELVLELPEGEDVPFRAGGYIQIECPPHVAKYEDFEIDDEYREDWDKFNMWRYVSTVKEPVVRAYSMANYPEEHGIIMLNVRVASPPPRGPEGIPPGIMSSYIFNLKPGDEVTISGPFGEFFARDTDAEMIFIGGGAGMAPMRSHIFDQFRRLSTDRKVSFWYGARSLREAFYVDHFDTIAEENENFKWHLALSEPLPEDNWDGYTGFIHQVLLDNYLKDHPAPEDCEYYICGPPMMNDAVFKMLDGLGVEPDSILFDDFG from the coding sequence ATGAGCACCATCGCCCTCGGTGTTTTCATGTTCACCTTCGTCATCTTGGCGTTGGTGTCGATCGTTCTGCTCGCCAAGAGCCGGCTGGTGCCGTCCGGCGACGTCACCATCTACGTCAACGACAATCCTGATCTCGCCATGCAGGTCAAGTCCGGAGGGACCCTGCTCAATGCCCTTGCGGATAGGGAGATCTTCGTGCCCTCGGCCTGCGGTGGCAAAGGTAGCTGTGGGGTTTGCACGGTCACCGTCACCGACGGTGGCGGCTCCCTGTTGCCCACCGAGACGGGCCACATCAGCCGCGGCGAGGCGCGCGAGGGCTGTCGCCTGTCCTGTCAGGTCAAGATCAAGGGCGATATGAAGATCGAGATCCCGGCCGAGGTTCTCGAGGTGCGCCAGTGGAAGTGCAAGGTGCGCTCGAACGACAACGTCGCGACCTTCATCAAGGAGCTCGTCCTCGAGCTCCCGGAGGGTGAAGACGTACCCTTCCGGGCCGGTGGCTACATCCAGATCGAGTGTCCGCCGCACGTCGCCAAGTACGAAGACTTCGAAATCGACGACGAGTACCGCGAGGACTGGGACAAGTTCAACATGTGGCGCTATGTCTCGACCGTCAAGGAGCCGGTGGTGCGGGCCTACTCGATGGCCAACTATCCGGAAGAGCACGGCATCATCATGCTCAACGTCCGGGTGGCGAGCCCGCCGCCGCGGGGCCCGGAGGGCATCCCGCCGGGCATCATGTCGTCCTACATCTTCAATCTGAAGCCCGGTGACGAGGTGACCATCTCCGGTCCCTTCGGCGAGTTCTTCGCCCGCGACACCGATGCCGAGATGATCTTTATCGGTGGTGGTGCCGGCATGGCGCCGATGCGGTCGCACATCTTCGACCAGTTCCGCCGCCTGAGCACCGATCGCAAGGTCTCCTTCTGGTATGGCGCTCGTAGCTTGCGAGAGGCCTTCTACGTCGACCACTTCGACACCATCGCCGAGGAGAACGAGAACTTCAAGTGGCACCTCGCCCTGTCGGAGCCGCTGCCGGAGGACAATTGGGATGGCTACACCGGCTTCATCCATCAGGTGCTGCTCGACAACTACCTGAAGGATCACCCGGCGCCGGAGGACTGCGAGTACTACATCTGCGGACCACCGATGATGAACGACGCGGTCTTCAAGATGCTCGACGGCCTCGGGGTCGAGCCCGACAGCATCCTCTTCGACGACTTCGGCTAG
- a CDS encoding NADH:ubiquinone reductase (Na(+)-transporting) subunit B: MKFLRKLLDKQKPLFEKGGKLEKLYPLYEAPDTFLYTPDEVTEGASHVRDGLDLKRMMVTVVVALIPAIYMAMYNTGLQAHRAIAAGALPLDNWRTRAMEWLNMPFDPENVVACITHGALYFLPVLLVTFIVGGNAEAIFSVVRKHDINEGFLVTGMLYPLTLPPTIPLWQVAIGIIFGVVIGKEIFGGTGMNVLNPALTARAFLFFAYPAEISGDKVWIAAQTSPDGYSGATWLAQAAESGQVVLTEGLDWWQAFLGTVPGSMGETSVLACLIGAVILIASGIGSWRIMLSTVLGMAAAAFLLNAVGSDTNPFFDVPFEWHLVIGGFAFATVFMATDPVSAAHSNTGKFIYGFLIGVVGLFVRTLNPAYPEGWMMAILLMNVFASTIDYFVVRANIKRREARYAAG; the protein is encoded by the coding sequence ATGAAGTTTCTGAGGAAGCTACTCGACAAGCAGAAACCGCTGTTCGAGAAGGGGGGCAAGCTCGAGAAGCTCTACCCCCTCTACGAAGCACCGGACACGTTTCTCTACACGCCGGACGAAGTCACCGAAGGGGCCTCCCATGTGCGCGATGGCCTCGACCTGAAGCGCATGATGGTGACCGTGGTGGTGGCGCTGATTCCGGCCATCTACATGGCGATGTACAACACCGGGCTGCAGGCTCACCGGGCGATCGCCGCCGGGGCGCTGCCGCTCGACAACTGGCGCACCCGGGCGATGGAGTGGCTCAACATGCCCTTCGACCCGGAGAACGTGGTCGCCTGTATCACCCACGGAGCGCTCTACTTCTTGCCGGTGTTGTTGGTGACCTTCATCGTCGGTGGCAACGCCGAGGCGATTTTCTCGGTGGTGCGCAAGCACGACATCAACGAGGGTTTTCTGGTGACCGGCATGCTGTACCCGCTGACCCTGCCGCCGACCATTCCGCTTTGGCAGGTTGCCATCGGCATCATCTTCGGCGTCGTCATCGGCAAGGAGATCTTCGGCGGCACCGGCATGAACGTGCTCAATCCGGCGCTCACCGCCCGCGCCTTCCTCTTCTTCGCCTATCCGGCGGAGATTTCCGGAGACAAGGTGTGGATCGCCGCCCAGACCAGCCCCGATGGCTACAGCGGTGCCACCTGGCTGGCGCAGGCCGCCGAGAGCGGTCAAGTGGTTCTGACCGAGGGCCTCGACTGGTGGCAGGCCTTCCTCGGCACGGTTCCCGGTTCGATGGGCGAGACCTCGGTACTGGCTTGCCTTATCGGGGCGGTCATCCTGATCGCCTCCGGCATCGGCTCCTGGCGCATCATGCTGAGCACCGTCCTCGGCATGGCGGCGGCGGCCTTCCTGCTCAACGCCGTCGGCTCTGACACCAACCCGTTCTTCGATGTCCCCTTCGAGTGGCACCTGGTGATCGGCGGCTTCGCCTTCGCCACCGTCTTCATGGCCACGGATCCGGTATCGGCGGCCCATTCGAACACCGGCAAGTTCATCTACGGCTTCTTGATCGGAGTGGTCGGCCTGTTTGTGCGGACCCTCAATCCGGCCTATCCGGAGGGCTGGATGATGGCGATTCTGTTGATGAACGTCTTCGCCTCGACCATCGACTACTTCGTGGTGCGCGCTAACATCAAACGTCGGGAGGCACGTTATGCAGCGGGATAG
- a CDS encoding Na(+)-translocating NADH-quinone reductase subunit A: MHKIRKGLNLPIEGAPEQTIEDAKSPSRVALMADDYVGMKPTMHVAAGDAVTRGQLLFDDKKNPGVRYTAPASGKVVAVNRGARRALQSVVIELAAIEHGGRAQSVRFKSYSGKPAEALQRDQVRDLLVESGMWPSLRTRPFGKAPAVDSEPHSIFVTAMDTSPLAPDAAVVLAGQEKAFEVGLTALAKLTSGKVYVCKAPGTDVAVPSAGLFEVEEFVGPHPAGTVGVHIHWLDPVFRKKTVWHTNYQEVIAIGELFQSGQLSMSRVVALAGPGVIRPRLLRTRVGAATDELAAGEVHDGEQRLISGSVLAGRKAQGEVHGYLGRFHHHLSVIREGREREFLGWMGPGLNKFSITNVFLSKLLPRKKFAFNSNANGSHRAIVPIGMYEKVFPIDIPPSFLLRALAMRDVEQLEQLGVLELDEEDLALCSFVCPGKYEYGPFLRDVLTTIEKEG; the protein is encoded by the coding sequence CTGCACAAGATCCGTAAGGGGCTGAACCTGCCGATCGAAGGGGCGCCGGAGCAGACCATCGAGGACGCCAAATCGCCGTCCCGGGTCGCGCTAATGGCGGACGACTATGTCGGCATGAAGCCCACGATGCACGTCGCCGCCGGGGATGCCGTGACGCGCGGCCAGCTCCTCTTCGACGATAAGAAAAACCCCGGCGTGCGCTACACGGCGCCGGCTTCCGGCAAGGTCGTCGCCGTCAACCGAGGGGCGCGCCGCGCCCTGCAATCGGTGGTCATCGAGCTCGCCGCCATCGAACACGGTGGTCGCGCCCAGTCGGTCCGCTTCAAGAGCTACTCCGGCAAACCCGCCGAGGCGCTGCAGCGCGACCAAGTGCGCGACCTGCTGGTGGAGTCGGGAATGTGGCCGTCGCTGCGCACGCGGCCCTTCGGCAAGGCTCCGGCGGTCGACTCGGAACCGCATTCGATCTTCGTGACCGCCATGGACACCAGCCCCCTGGCGCCGGATGCGGCGGTGGTGCTGGCCGGCCAGGAGAAGGCTTTCGAGGTTGGCTTGACGGCGCTCGCCAAGCTGACCAGCGGCAAGGTCTACGTCTGCAAGGCCCCCGGTACCGACGTTGCGGTACCGAGCGCCGGCCTCTTCGAGGTCGAAGAGTTCGTCGGCCCCCATCCCGCAGGGACGGTTGGAGTGCACATCCACTGGCTCGATCCGGTGTTCCGCAAGAAGACCGTCTGGCACACCAACTACCAGGAGGTGATCGCCATCGGCGAGCTCTTCCAGAGTGGTCAGCTCTCGATGAGCCGAGTGGTGGCCCTGGCCGGTCCCGGCGTTATCCGTCCGCGGCTTTTGCGCACCCGCGTCGGTGCGGCCACCGACGAGCTCGCCGCCGGGGAAGTCCACGACGGAGAGCAGCGCTTGATCTCCGGTTCGGTGCTCGCCGGCCGCAAGGCGCAAGGCGAGGTGCACGGCTATCTCGGCCGCTTCCACCATCACCTGTCGGTGATTCGTGAGGGCCGCGAGCGCGAGTTTCTCGGCTGGATGGGACCGGGCTTGAACAAGTTCTCCATCACCAACGTCTTTCTCTCCAAGCTGCTGCCACGCAAGAAGTTCGCGTTCAACTCGAATGCCAACGGATCGCACCGCGCGATCGTGCCGATCGGCATGTACGAGAAGGTCTTTCCTATCGACATCCCGCCGTCCTTCTTGCTGCGCGCCCTCGCCATGCGCGATGTCGAGCAGCTCGAACAGCTCGGCGTTTTGGAGCTCGACGAAGAGGATCTCGCCCTGTGCTCCTTCGTTTGCCCGGGAAAGTATGAGTACGGGCCGTTTCTGCGGGATGTCCTGACGACGATCGAGAAGGAAGGCTGA